A region from the Drosophila bipectinata strain 14024-0381.07 chromosome 3R, DbipHiC1v2, whole genome shotgun sequence genome encodes:
- the LOC108128771 gene encoding very long chain fatty acid elongase 7, whose translation MRQNLISYLYCLVRDLYAENGDPRVAHLPLIGNIWIVLAIIGVYLAFVLHYGPKWMQHRDPFELKRIMQVYNLIQVVANGIIFVIGLWNTYLRSDYSWTCQPVDHADTSPHMMKVLYASYGYYMLKYLDLLDTVFIVLRKKNSQVSFLHVYHHGGMVFGVSIFMTFLGGSHCTMLGVINLLVHSVMYSYYYAASRGALQHILWWKQKITQLQLLQFGYLTFHFLLVILRNPCQFPVFIAFIGFIQNIFMFSMFFDFYYKTYVRKQLKTAESKLKAS comes from the exons ATGCGACAAAACCTAATCAGTTATCTGTATTGCCTGGTGCGGGACCTCTACGCGGAGAATGGGGATCCCCGGGTGGCTCACCTGCCGCTGATTGGCAACATTTGGATAGTCTTGGCCATCATTGGTGTCTACCTGGCCTTCGTTCTCCACTACGGTCCCAAATGGATGCAGCACCGGGATCCGTTCGAGCTCAAGCGAATCATGCAGGTGTACAACTTGATACAGGTGGTGGCCAATGGCATTATTTTCGTCatcggactgtggaatacgtACCTTAGATCTGACTACAGTTGGACCTGCCAGCCGGTAGATCACGCGGACACCTCTCCCCACATGATGAAGGTTCTGTATGCCTCCTACGGATACTACATGCTCAAGTACCTCGACCTGCTAGACACG GTGTTCATAGTGCTCCGGAAGAAGAACTCCCAGGTGAGCTTCCTGCACGTATATCACCACGGCGGCATGGTCTTCGGCGTGTCCATCTTCATGACCTTCTTGGGCGGCTCCCACTGCACGATGCTGGGCGTGATCAACCTCCTGGTGCACAGCGTGATGTACTCGTACTACTACGCCGCCTCCCGAGGCGCACTGCAGCACATACTGTGGTGGAAGCAGAAGATCAcgcagctgcagctgctccAGTTTGGCTACCTCACCTTCCACTTCCTGCTGGTCATTCTGCGGAATCCCTGCCAGTTTCCGGTGTTCATAGCCTTCATCGGCTTCATCCAGAACATCTTCATGTTCTCCATGTTCTTCGACTTTTATTACAAGACCTATGTGCGCAAGCAGCTGAAGACGGCCGAGTCCAAGCTCAAGGCCAGCTGA